AGATGAACAGGCTAGGGCGATGGGTCCAGGTCGAGAGGATAAGGGTAAGGCCACTGTGACTTATAATGCTTTTGAAGCCTTACACTTGCTTTATGATACAGACATTCTTCCTGGGGGCCCTAATAGATGCAGGCCCACATCTCTTAAGCCATGATAAACGGAGCCATTTGGAATgtacgtggcctgaacaagagGGACCACCAACTTAGCAGTCAAAGATCTAGTTGCAgagttcaggttacatttTATTGGTCTTCTTGAAACCCGTGTTCATTTGAATAATGTTTCTCGTATACAATCTTTCTTAATGCcccaatggaaatggtttgtggattatgcaACGGTTGGTAATCGTATTTGGTTGGCATGGGATGATAACTtcattgatgttgatgtgctGTCATTGGGACCTCAACTAATCCATGCACGAGCCATGCTCCGATCTCTGCATGAGCTTGTTAtgattactattatttatggGGCTAACGAGGTGGCAGATAGGAGGGACCTTTGGGTTTCCTTGGAGGCACTTGCTCTTAATTGTGTTGATATCCCATGGATGGTGGGTAGGGATTTCAATGCAGTGAGAGATCTAAGTGAAATATGTGGTATGTCGGTGATATAAGGATGGTGatggaagaattcaattcCTGTATTCAGAATAGTGGATTATTACCATTGCCTATGCAGGGGGAATGGTTTACTTGGAATAACTGTAGTGCGAGCCCTCGCAACCTTTGGAAACGGCTGGATAGGATTCTCATTAATGACTCTTGGGTGATGAGATTTCCGTCTTTGTCATACTCATGCCTCACTCCTCGCACTTCTGACCACTCGCCCATGGTGATAGCTGGGGACGCTCAGAGGCAgtttggaggtatgtttcgatttgacaactacctTACGCTCTCACCGTCTTTTATTTCAAGCGTGCAACAGATATGGTAGCATGAGATAGTTGGCTGTCCTATGTATGCGGTCACTCGAAAGCTGAAACCTTGAAACCAATTTTCCGTGCTATGAGAAGGGAGAAAGGGGATCTTTCGCATAATGTCCAATTGGCAAAAGGATTTCTTGACATGGCGCAACAATTGGTAAGCTTGAATAGACATGAGGAACTATACCTGTTTTTGGAGCATTGTTGTCGATTAGTATATGCCAAAGCAGCCAAAATGGAGCAGAATATGCTACAACAGAGGGCAAAaatgcaatggatgaaggaAGAGGACCAGTGCACGTGTGTATTTTTTCGTAAGATTGCACATCGTCGGGCTGTGAAGAGAGTGATACAGATTAATGATGCTCATGGAACCACGCACACTGACCTGAACGTGGTGAGTGAGGAGTTTGTCTCCTACTTTCAGGCTTTACTTGGAGGAAATCGACGAAGGGAGGTGCTGAATTTAAGATTTTTGCGTCCTTGGGCGCAGCACATTGTGGAAGAGGATGAAACCGTTCAACTTATTAAACCTTTCACTGCTGAGGATGTGAAACGTGCAATGTTTAATATAGCGGAAGATAAAGCTCCTGGGCCAGATGGGTATTCATCCGGATTTTTTAAAGCGACATGGCCAATAGTGGGAGATGAAGTCATAGAGCTATcctggatttctttaatacgggAAAACTTTTGAAGCAAGTTAATTGTACACTCCTGGCGGTTATTCCCaaggtacattcccctatTACTGTCGCTGATTTCCGTCCTAGTTCCTGTTGCAATGTTCTTTATAAGGTTATTGTGAAATTTTTGGTGCAACGATTGAGTGTGGTCTTGGGCAAGCTGGTTAGTCCTTGTCAGGTGGCATTCATACCTGGCAGGAGTATTGGGGACAATATCATGATAGCCCAAGAATTGTTTACTGGATATAAGCAGAAGCGCTTACCTCCACGATGTGCCCAAGAATTGTTTACTGGATATAAGCAGAAGTGCTTACCTCCACGATGTGCATTAAAGGTGGACATACGAAAAGCTTATGATACAGTGGAGTGAGATTTCCTTCACGCCACTCTTCAATTATTCGGGTTTCCGGTTACATTTATATGTTGAATTGAAGAGTGTATTACCACCCCAACCTTTTCAGTGAGCTTGAATGG
This Sesamum indicum cultivar Zhongzhi No. 13 linkage group LG5, S_indicum_v1.0, whole genome shotgun sequence DNA region includes the following protein-coding sequences:
- the LOC105162228 gene encoding uncharacterized protein LOC105162228, whose amino-acid sequence is MPQWKWFVDYATVGNRIWLAWDDNFIDVDVLSLGPQLIHARAMLRSLHELVMITIIYGANEVADRRDLWVSLEALALNCVDIPWMVGRDFNAGEWFTWNNCSASPRNLWKRLDRILINDSWVMRFPSLSYSCLTPRTSDHSPMVIAGDAQRQFGAETLKPIFRAMRREKGDLSHNVQLAKGFLDMAQQLVSLNRHEELYLFLEHCCRLVYAKAAKMEQNMLQQRAKMQWMKEEDQCTCVFFRKIAHRRAVKRVIQINDAHGTTHTDLNVVSEEFVSYFQALLGGNRRREVLNLRFLRPWAQHIVEEDETVQLIKPFTAEDVKRAMFNIAEDKAPGPDGYSSGFFKATWPIVGDEVIVKFLVQRLSVVLGKLVSPCQVAFIPGRSIGDNIMIAQELFTGYKQKRLPPRCAQELFTGYKQKCLPPRCALKVDIRKAYDTVE